A region from the Vibrio navarrensis genome encodes:
- the udk gene encoding uridine kinase, with the protein MSENNQCVIVGIAGASASGKSLIASTIYNELRAKVGDHQIGVITEDCYYNDQSHLSMEERVKTNYDHPSALDHDLLCEHLEKLTRGEAVEVPEYSYTEHTRTANTTTMTPKKVIILEGILLLTDPRLRDLMHATVFMDTPLDICLLRRVKRDVEERGRTMESVLKQYQQTVRPMFMQFIEPSKQYADIIVPRGGKNRIAIDVLKAHIAKLLKA; encoded by the coding sequence ATGTCTGAGAATAATCAATGCGTCATCGTCGGTATTGCGGGCGCGTCAGCTTCTGGAAAAAGTCTGATTGCCAGCACGATCTATAATGAACTTCGTGCCAAAGTAGGCGACCATCAAATCGGTGTGATTACGGAAGATTGCTACTACAATGATCAAAGCCATTTGAGCATGGAAGAACGCGTTAAAACTAACTACGACCACCCGAGCGCACTCGACCACGATCTGCTTTGCGAGCACCTAGAAAAGCTCACCCGAGGTGAAGCGGTTGAAGTCCCTGAGTACAGCTATACTGAACATACTCGCACGGCCAATACCACTACCATGACGCCGAAAAAAGTGATCATCCTAGAAGGCATCTTGCTTTTGACCGATCCGCGTTTGCGTGACTTAATGCACGCGACCGTCTTTATGGATACGCCACTGGATATCTGTCTGCTGCGTCGTGTGAAACGTGATGTAGAAGAGCGCGGCCGTACCATGGAATCGGTGCTGAAACAGTACCAGCAGACTGTGCGCCCAATGTTTATGCAGTTTATTGAGCCTTCAAAACAGTACGCGGACATTATTGTCCCTCGTGGTGGTAAAAACCGCATTGCGATTGATGTACTGAAAGCGCACATTGCAAAACTATTGAAAGCTTAA
- the apbC gene encoding iron-sulfur cluster carrier protein ApbC — MRQFTSKQDFSYWLNQFEHWALIPQWADMHGVVSLKADGGLHITLPFAAKSLIEALTSWVEQQQASGEAAKVGFTIEQRVKAMETPVAHAVSGVKNIIAVTSAKGGVGKSTTAVNLALAIAASGAKVGLLDADIYGPSLPLMLGTLNKKPDVEQGKWMQPVLAHGIYTNSIGYLVDQNEAAIWRGPMASKALAQLLNETQWPDLDYLVIDMPPGTGDIQLTLSQQVPVAGSVIVTTPQDLALADARKGAAMFRKVGVPVLGVVENMSYHICRHCGAQEAIFGHGGGEEMAKEYGLALLSQIPLHIEMREDIDAGVPTVCRRPESEHAQRYYQLAERICSALYWQGKAKPETILYTRLD; from the coding sequence ATGCGTCAATTCACTTCAAAACAAGATTTCTCTTATTGGCTTAATCAGTTCGAACATTGGGCTTTGATACCGCAGTGGGCAGATATGCACGGTGTGGTGAGTTTAAAAGCCGATGGTGGGCTGCACATCACGCTGCCTTTTGCTGCCAAATCGTTGATCGAAGCGTTGACGAGTTGGGTAGAGCAGCAGCAAGCAAGCGGCGAGGCGGCTAAGGTGGGGTTCACTATTGAGCAGCGAGTCAAAGCGATGGAAACGCCAGTTGCTCACGCTGTAAGTGGAGTAAAAAACATCATCGCGGTTACCTCCGCCAAAGGCGGTGTGGGCAAATCTACTACGGCGGTTAATTTGGCACTGGCGATAGCGGCCAGTGGCGCAAAGGTCGGATTGCTTGATGCCGATATTTATGGCCCGTCTTTGCCGCTTATGCTCGGCACACTAAATAAAAAGCCAGACGTCGAGCAGGGAAAATGGATGCAACCCGTGCTGGCGCATGGCATCTATACCAACTCAATCGGTTACTTAGTGGATCAAAACGAAGCCGCTATTTGGCGCGGGCCGATGGCTTCCAAAGCGCTGGCGCAATTGCTCAATGAAACTCAGTGGCCGGATCTCGACTATTTAGTCATCGACATGCCTCCCGGTACCGGTGACATTCAACTGACCTTATCACAGCAAGTGCCAGTGGCAGGCAGTGTTATCGTCACCACGCCGCAAGATCTTGCGTTGGCGGATGCGCGCAAAGGGGCCGCGATGTTTCGTAAAGTAGGCGTACCGGTGCTCGGTGTGGTTGAGAACATGAGTTACCATATTTGCCGACACTGCGGGGCCCAAGAGGCGATTTTCGGCCATGGTGGTGGTGAAGAGATGGCCAAAGAGTATGGACTTGCTCTGCTAAGCCAGATCCCACTGCATATTGAGATGCGCGAAGACATTGACGCTGGTGTGCCAACGGTTTGTCGGCGACCAGAAAGTGAACACGCGCAGCGCTATTATCAGCTTGCGGAGCGTATATGCAGTGCGTTGTACTGGCAAGGAAAGGCAAAACCAGAGACCATTCTCTACACTCGGCTTGATTAA
- the metG gene encoding methionine--tRNA ligase has protein sequence MANDPRNFPPRKLLVTCALPYANGSIHLGHMLEHIQADIWVRYQRLRGNIVNFICADDAHGTPIMLKAQQMGMSPEEMIAAVNVEHQKDFAGFDISFDNYHSTHSDENRELASHIYLQLKKNGFISSRTISQLFDPEKEMFLPDRFVKGTCPKCKSEDQYGDNCDACGETYSPTELINPKSAVSGATPVMKDSEHFFFDLPQFESMLKEWTRSGSLQTETANKMQEWFESGLQQWDISRDAPYFGFEIPGEKDKFFYVWLDAPIGYMGSFKNLCDKRDDLDFDEYWNKDSKTELYHFIGKDIVYFHSLFWPAMLDGAGFRKPNNVFVHGYVTVNGAKMSKSKGTFIKASTYLEHLDPECLRYYYAAKLNSRIDDLDLNLEDFTQRVNADVVNKIVNLASRNAGFIAKRFEGKLAENFVEPELYNEFVAAAERIAELYEAREFGRAIREITALADKANQYVDEKAPWVVAKQEGKDQELQEICSVGINLFRVLMTYLKPVMPALAARTEAFLNQELTWEGIAQPLTAHEITAFKALFNRIDPKNIEAMIEASKEDAAAEMAAKEKAEASNAAQETELSKDPIADEIEFDDFAKVDLRIAKIVSCESVPKADKLLKFQLDIGGEMRQVFSGIKAAYNPEDLVGKYTVVVANLKPRKMKFGMSEGMILAAGPGGKDLWILEPHEGAQPGMRVM, from the coding sequence ATGGCAAACGATCCAAGAAACTTTCCCCCAAGGAAATTGCTGGTAACTTGTGCCCTTCCGTACGCTAACGGTTCGATCCACCTTGGTCATATGCTTGAGCATATCCAAGCGGACATTTGGGTTCGTTACCAACGCCTACGCGGCAACATTGTAAATTTCATCTGTGCTGACGATGCTCACGGCACGCCAATCATGCTTAAAGCTCAACAGATGGGTATGTCGCCAGAGGAGATGATCGCTGCGGTCAACGTGGAGCACCAGAAGGACTTTGCTGGCTTTGATATCAGCTTTGATAACTACCACAGCACGCATTCAGACGAGAACCGCGAGCTGGCTTCGCACATCTATCTACAACTGAAGAAAAATGGCTTTATCTCTAGCCGTACTATTTCTCAGTTGTTCGACCCTGAAAAAGAGATGTTCCTACCGGATCGTTTCGTTAAAGGGACGTGCCCAAAATGTAAGTCAGAAGACCAATACGGCGACAACTGTGACGCTTGTGGCGAAACCTACAGCCCAACTGAACTGATTAACCCGAAATCAGCGGTATCAGGCGCCACACCAGTTATGAAAGATTCAGAGCACTTCTTCTTCGACCTGCCTCAGTTTGAAAGCATGCTCAAAGAGTGGACTCGCTCTGGCTCTCTTCAAACTGAAACCGCCAACAAAATGCAAGAGTGGTTTGAGTCGGGCCTGCAGCAGTGGGATATCTCCCGTGATGCACCTTACTTCGGTTTTGAAATTCCAGGCGAAAAAGACAAGTTTTTCTACGTTTGGCTAGATGCGCCAATCGGCTACATGGGTTCATTCAAAAACCTATGTGATAAGCGTGATGATCTTGATTTCGATGAATACTGGAACAAAGACAGCAAAACAGAACTGTACCATTTCATCGGTAAAGACATCGTTTACTTCCACAGCCTGTTCTGGCCAGCGATGCTAGACGGTGCTGGTTTCCGTAAGCCAAACAACGTTTTTGTTCATGGCTACGTTACGGTCAACGGCGCTAAGATGTCTAAGTCTAAAGGTACTTTCATCAAAGCAAGTACTTACCTAGAGCATTTAGATCCTGAGTGCCTACGTTACTACTACGCAGCAAAGCTGAACAGCCGTATTGACGACCTAGATCTTAACCTTGAAGACTTTACTCAGCGCGTCAACGCCGATGTGGTGAACAAGATCGTCAACCTAGCATCGCGTAACGCTGGTTTCATTGCCAAGCGCTTTGAAGGCAAGCTCGCTGAAAACTTCGTCGAGCCAGAGCTTTACAACGAATTTGTTGCCGCGGCAGAGCGTATCGCAGAACTTTACGAAGCGCGTGAGTTTGGTCGTGCGATCCGTGAAATCACCGCGTTGGCGGACAAAGCCAACCAATACGTTGATGAAAAAGCGCCTTGGGTTGTGGCAAAACAAGAAGGTAAAGATCAGGAACTGCAGGAAATCTGTTCTGTTGGTATTAACCTGTTCCGCGTTCTGATGACTTACTTGAAGCCTGTGATGCCAGCGCTTGCTGCTCGCACTGAGGCTTTCTTAAATCAAGAGCTGACGTGGGAAGGGATTGCTCAGCCATTAACGGCACACGAAATTACCGCGTTTAAAGCGCTGTTCAATCGTATCGATCCGAAAAACATCGAAGCCATGATTGAAGCATCAAAAGAAGATGCGGCGGCTGAAATGGCGGCAAAAGAGAAAGCGGAAGCCTCTAATGCAGCTCAAGAGACTGAGCTCAGCAAAGATCCAATTGCCGATGAAATTGAATTCGATGACTTCGCAAAAGTTGACCTTCGTATTGCCAAAATCGTGTCTTGTGAATCGGTGCCAAAAGCGGACAAACTTTTGAAATTCCAATTGGATATCGGCGGTGAAATGCGTCAAGTTTTCTCTGGCATTAAAGCCGCTTACAACCCCGAGGATCTGGTTGGTAAATACACTGTTGTGGTTGCTAACCTCAAACCACGTAAGATGAAGTTTGGCATGTCTGAAGGCATGATCCTAGCGGCAGGCCCTGGTGGCAAAGATCTCTGGATCCTTGAGCCGCATGAAGGCGCGCAGCCTGGCATGCGTGTGATGTAA